The proteins below come from a single Gordonia sp. X0973 genomic window:
- a CDS encoding VTT domain-containing protein, whose amino-acid sequence MNILSLAQTTTDVVALPGILDPFNVIGWFGTWALVGLLLVVFIESGVLFPVLPGDSLLFVAGLIAAGKVGEHAGKVADAHFNIWILLISIPIAAILGGQVGYWIGRFIGVEMFKPDARFLKQRYLDEAHAFFEKRGPVTIFLARFVPIVRTLAPIVAGSAKMGFAKFTAYNVIGAIVWGCGITLLGYWLGQFEVIQKLIEPIFIAIVLLSVLPIALEWWRRRRNSPAAS is encoded by the coding sequence GTGAACATCTTGTCGCTGGCGCAGACCACCACCGATGTCGTCGCCCTGCCGGGAATCCTGGACCCGTTCAACGTGATCGGCTGGTTCGGCACGTGGGCACTCGTCGGACTGCTGCTCGTGGTCTTCATCGAATCCGGTGTGCTGTTTCCGGTACTCCCCGGTGACTCGCTGCTCTTCGTCGCCGGGCTGATCGCCGCGGGCAAGGTCGGCGAGCATGCGGGCAAGGTCGCCGACGCCCACTTCAACATCTGGATCCTGCTGATCAGCATCCCGATCGCCGCCATCCTCGGCGGCCAGGTCGGCTACTGGATCGGCCGCTTCATCGGCGTCGAGATGTTCAAGCCGGACGCCCGATTCCTCAAGCAGCGCTACCTCGACGAGGCGCACGCCTTCTTCGAGAAGCGCGGCCCGGTCACCATCTTCCTGGCCCGATTCGTCCCGATCGTGCGCACCCTCGCCCCGATCGTCGCCGGCTCGGCGAAGATGGGCTTCGCCAAGTTCACCGCGTACAACGTCATCGGCGCGATCGTCTGGGGTTGCGGCATCACCCTGCTCGGCTACTGGCTGGGCCAGTTCGAGGTCATCCAGAAGCTGATCGAGCCGATCTTCATCGCCATCGTGCTGCTGTCGGTGCTGCCGATCGCCCTCGAGTGGTGGCGCCGCCGCCGCAATTCGCCGGCCGCCTCCTAG
- a CDS encoding M20 family metallopeptidase: MAPSVTEAERSLLARLDPAPIVELAAELIARPSENPGGTEAATVAVLADACRAAGLTVETADAAPGRPNLVATLPGTADGGTLLFLGHSDVVPAGTAGWTGDPFTARVIDGRLTGRGAADMKGGLAAIVAALGALAQTEVGGRVEFVCTADEEAGGLGARTYVAARGAADDVVGCIVAEPTGLRAVHAGRGTANIDIAVTGKAAHSGRPADGCSAIAVAGQILSVIADDGARLTRHPHRDLGPATWNVGTIAGGQGINVVAADCRLGVDRRLLPDERIAAVADELRERIDAAGIPHGATVAVTVDSETPAFSTPLDHPLTVAASAALASLGLDPTPCVWSAACDAGFLHRDLGVASIVLGPGDINAQAHQADESVPVDELLTAARLYALIAHRLLSPAPDRR; this comes from the coding sequence GTGGCTCCGAGTGTGACCGAGGCCGAACGATCGCTGTTGGCGCGACTGGATCCGGCTCCGATCGTCGAGTTGGCCGCGGAACTCATCGCACGACCCAGTGAGAACCCGGGCGGCACCGAGGCGGCGACGGTCGCCGTGCTCGCCGATGCGTGCCGGGCCGCCGGACTGACGGTGGAGACCGCCGACGCGGCACCCGGGCGGCCGAACCTCGTCGCAACGCTGCCGGGTACAGCCGACGGCGGCACCCTGCTGTTCCTCGGCCATTCCGACGTCGTGCCCGCCGGTACCGCGGGCTGGACCGGCGATCCGTTCACCGCCAGGGTGATCGACGGGCGCTTGACCGGGCGCGGCGCCGCCGACATGAAAGGCGGTCTGGCCGCCATCGTCGCGGCACTCGGCGCCCTCGCGCAGACCGAGGTCGGCGGCCGCGTGGAGTTCGTCTGCACCGCCGACGAGGAGGCTGGCGGATTGGGCGCGCGCACCTACGTCGCGGCTCGCGGTGCCGCCGACGACGTGGTGGGCTGCATCGTCGCTGAGCCGACCGGGCTGCGCGCCGTACACGCCGGGCGGGGCACGGCGAATATCGACATCGCCGTGACCGGCAAGGCGGCGCACTCCGGGCGCCCCGCCGACGGGTGCAGCGCCATCGCGGTGGCAGGCCAGATCCTCTCGGTCATCGCCGACGACGGTGCCCGCCTCACCCGGCACCCCCACCGGGACCTGGGCCCCGCGACGTGGAACGTCGGGACCATCGCGGGCGGACAGGGCATCAACGTCGTGGCCGCCGACTGCCGACTCGGCGTCGACCGTCGGCTCCTGCCCGACGAGAGGATCGCCGCCGTCGCCGACGAGCTGCGGGAGCGCATCGACGCCGCCGGGATCCCCCACGGTGCGACAGTCGCGGTGACGGTCGATTCCGAGACCCCGGCGTTCTCCACCCCCCTGGACCACCCGCTCACCGTGGCCGCCTCCGCCGCCCTCGCCTCACTGGGCCTCGACCCCACGCCGTGCGTGTGGAGCGCCGCCTGCGACGCGGGCTTCCTGCACCGCGATCTCGGCGTCGCGTCGATCGTCCTGGGTCCCGGCGACATCAACGCCCAGGCCCACCAGGCCGACGAGTCGGTGCCGGTAGACGAATTGCTCACGGCCGCACGGCTCTACGCCCTCATCGCGCACCGGTTGCTCAGTCCGGCGCCCGATCGCCGATGA
- a CDS encoding potassium-transporting ATPase subunit C, whose product MKALIGGFLRQLVVAVVVLVSATVVLGLAYPAITWGISRITASKAEGSVLTDARGCPAGSALIGVDLRPAPGRPDGYLHSRVVGTADDPLAPGSPASSSSSNLGPNNPVLARAVAARRAAIAAREGVPPAQVPDDAVNGSASGLDPDISPDYARLQIPRISRATGIGTERVAAIIRANTRGRQWGFLGEPRVDVLRVNLALGHTVATCPGPPGH is encoded by the coding sequence GTGAAAGCACTAATCGGCGGATTTCTGCGCCAACTCGTCGTCGCGGTGGTGGTCCTCGTCTCCGCGACGGTGGTCCTCGGGCTCGCCTACCCCGCGATCACGTGGGGGATCTCTCGGATCACGGCGTCGAAGGCCGAGGGTTCGGTCCTGACCGATGCCCGCGGCTGCCCGGCGGGGTCCGCCCTCATTGGCGTGGACCTGCGTCCCGCACCCGGACGCCCCGACGGGTATCTGCACTCGAGAGTCGTCGGCACCGCCGACGACCCACTCGCACCCGGCAGTCCGGCCTCCTCCTCGTCGTCGAACCTCGGCCCCAACAACCCGGTCCTGGCCCGGGCCGTCGCGGCGCGGCGCGCGGCGATCGCCGCCCGCGAAGGGGTGCCACCGGCGCAGGTGCCCGACGATGCGGTGAACGGATCGGCCTCGGGCCTCGACCCGGACATCTCGCCGGATTACGCGCGGCTCCAGATCCCGCGGATCTCCCGCGCGACCGGAATCGGAACCGAGCGGGTCGCGGCGATCATCCGCGCCAACACCCGCGGTCGGCAGTGGGGCTTCCTCGGCGAGCCGCGCGTCGACGTGCTGCGCGTCAACCTCGCATTGGGCCACACCGTCGCCACCTGTCCGGGCCCGCCGGGACACTAG
- a CDS encoding DUF3151 domain-containing protein, giving the protein MTSFGDLLGPPPTLLTGDDEAESDLLNGVAPATVAAGSPTASIAWAYLAEAALEGVDDSAAAAGDVPPEVVAAYAYARTGYHRGLDQLRKHGWKGYGPVPWEHQQNQGFLRCVGALARAAKIIGEEDEYLRCLDLLNDCDPRAAENVGL; this is encoded by the coding sequence GTGACTTCCTTCGGAGACCTTCTCGGCCCCCCGCCAACCCTACTCACCGGCGACGATGAAGCCGAGTCTGACCTGCTCAACGGCGTCGCTCCGGCGACCGTTGCGGCGGGTTCGCCGACGGCGTCGATCGCGTGGGCCTACCTCGCCGAGGCCGCACTCGAGGGCGTCGATGATTCGGCCGCGGCCGCGGGCGATGTTCCGCCCGAGGTCGTCGCCGCATACGCCTACGCGCGGACCGGCTACCACCGCGGTCTCGACCAGCTCCGCAAGCACGGTTGGAAGGGCTACGGCCCGGTCCCGTGGGAACACCAGCAGAACCAGGGCTTCCTGCGCTGCGTCGGCGCGCTGGCCCGCGCCGCGAAGATCATCGGCGAGGAGGACGAGTATCTCCGCTGCCTCGATCTGCTCAACGACTGCGATCCGCGCGCGGCGGAGAATGTCGGCCTCTGA
- a CDS encoding sensor histidine kinase KdpD has product MDPAARPRGQLEVFLGCAPGVGKTFEMLDRAQRLAADGVDVVIGIVESHGREDTAAKAAGLETIPRKRVEYRGAVLDEMDLDAVLARAPRVVLVDELAHSNAPGMAHAKRWQDIDTILDAGIDVLSTVNIQHLESLNDVVADITGVTQRETVPDDVVRRADQIELVDIEPQSLRRRLSEGKVYGPERVDGALANFFRQGNLTALRELALLWLADRVDEKLADYRAAHAITDTWEARERVVVAITGGAESAALIRRARRIASRSSAELLIVRVVRGDGLTPSTAVEMDDLRALAAGFGATISTVIGDDIPATLLEYARGVNATQLVLGTSRRPRWQRLFDEGVGSAVVRDSGKIDVHMVTHGEASRRRNPFDIRTTRFHRPLTWVLAVVLPGVVAAVLVPLDPYLGVASKSAAFTIGILAVALLGGVGAAVLSALVSGVLLNLLFTSPRYTLTISDPDSLITIAVMLVTAVAVAALVDSANVRRREAAQANRDAELLSAFSSAVLGDAAVPDLLDRVRETYHQESVAVVRREGRAEDSRACVGSDPPTTTDAASTVCEASGGRYALLLRGPEIDARDRTVLSAVANQVAAAVERDRLAGQAAEADEIARTDELRRALLASVSHDLRTPLAAAKASVSSLRSPDLAFDAADTSELLATIEESLDQLTALVGNLLDSSRLAAGVVAPVLRDTYLPEVIHRVVAVGGHDVDIEVGYPWARTDAGLLERALANLVDNAARHGGGRVRIETSRSGDGSACLIRVVDRGPGIPLSERERVFRPFQQYGDHGRDGAGVGLGLSVANGFIEAMGGSLTVADTAGGGTTMVVELPLTRAEAESEAAHG; this is encoded by the coding sequence ATGGACCCGGCGGCCCGCCCGAGGGGGCAACTCGAGGTGTTCCTCGGCTGCGCGCCCGGCGTCGGCAAGACCTTCGAAATGCTCGACCGCGCCCAGCGGTTGGCCGCCGACGGCGTCGACGTGGTCATCGGGATCGTCGAATCGCACGGCCGCGAGGACACCGCTGCCAAGGCCGCCGGCCTGGAGACGATCCCGCGGAAGCGGGTGGAATACCGCGGCGCGGTGCTGGACGAGATGGACCTCGACGCGGTGCTCGCCCGCGCGCCCCGTGTGGTGCTGGTGGACGAGTTGGCCCACAGCAACGCGCCGGGAATGGCGCACGCGAAGCGCTGGCAGGACATCGACACGATCCTCGACGCCGGTATCGACGTCCTGTCCACGGTGAATATCCAGCACCTGGAGAGCCTGAACGACGTCGTCGCCGACATCACCGGGGTGACCCAGCGGGAGACGGTGCCCGACGACGTGGTGCGCCGAGCCGACCAGATCGAATTGGTCGACATCGAGCCGCAGTCGCTGCGCCGCCGACTGTCCGAGGGAAAGGTCTACGGTCCAGAGCGGGTCGACGGCGCCCTGGCGAACTTCTTCCGCCAGGGCAACCTCACCGCGCTGCGCGAACTCGCCCTGCTGTGGCTGGCCGACCGGGTCGACGAGAAGCTTGCCGACTACCGGGCCGCGCACGCCATCACCGACACCTGGGAGGCGCGCGAGCGGGTCGTCGTCGCGATCACCGGAGGGGCGGAGTCGGCCGCGTTGATCCGGCGCGCGCGCCGCATCGCGTCGCGGTCGAGCGCGGAGCTGTTGATCGTCCGAGTGGTCCGCGGCGACGGCCTGACCCCGTCCACCGCGGTGGAGATGGATGACCTGCGGGCACTCGCCGCGGGTTTCGGCGCCACCATCAGCACCGTCATCGGCGACGACATCCCCGCGACCCTGCTGGAATACGCGCGCGGGGTCAACGCCACGCAGTTGGTGCTCGGCACGTCGCGGCGGCCCCGGTGGCAGCGGCTGTTCGACGAGGGCGTCGGCTCGGCGGTCGTTCGCGACAGCGGCAAGATCGACGTCCACATGGTCACCCACGGCGAGGCCTCGCGCCGCCGCAACCCGTTCGACATCCGCACCACCCGGTTCCACCGACCGCTGACCTGGGTGCTCGCCGTCGTCCTGCCGGGAGTCGTCGCGGCGGTGTTGGTCCCGCTCGACCCCTACCTCGGGGTGGCCAGCAAGTCCGCCGCGTTCACCATCGGGATCCTGGCGGTCGCGCTACTCGGCGGCGTCGGCGCCGCGGTGCTCTCGGCGCTCGTGTCCGGGGTGTTGCTGAACCTGCTGTTCACGTCGCCGCGGTACACCCTGACCATCAGCGATCCGGACAGCCTCATCACCATCGCCGTCATGCTCGTCACCGCCGTCGCGGTCGCGGCGCTCGTCGACTCGGCGAACGTCCGTCGCCGCGAAGCCGCTCAGGCCAACCGCGACGCCGAGTTGCTCTCCGCCTTCTCCAGCGCGGTCCTGGGTGACGCCGCCGTTCCCGACCTGCTGGACCGGGTGCGCGAGACCTATCACCAGGAGTCGGTCGCGGTGGTCCGCCGCGAGGGCCGCGCCGAGGACTCCCGCGCCTGCGTCGGATCGGACCCGCCGACGACGACCGACGCGGCCTCGACGGTCTGCGAGGCGTCGGGCGGCCGGTACGCACTGCTGCTGCGCGGGCCGGAGATCGACGCGCGCGACCGCACGGTGCTGTCGGCGGTGGCGAACCAGGTCGCGGCCGCCGTCGAGCGCGACCGATTGGCCGGGCAGGCCGCGGAGGCGGATGAGATCGCCCGGACCGACGAGCTGCGCCGCGCACTGCTCGCCTCGGTGAGCCACGACCTGCGCACCCCGCTGGCCGCCGCGAAGGCCTCGGTGTCCAGCCTCCGCAGCCCCGACCTCGCCTTCGACGCCGCCGACACCTCGGAGCTGCTGGCCACGATCGAGGAATCCCTCGACCAGCTCACCGCGCTGGTCGGCAACCTCCTCGACTCGTCGCGGTTGGCGGCCGGGGTGGTCGCGCCGGTGCTGCGCGACACCTATCTGCCGGAAGTGATCCACCGCGTGGTGGCGGTGGGCGGGCACGACGTCGACATCGAGGTCGGGTACCCGTGGGCCCGGACCGACGCCGGGCTGCTCGAGCGCGCGTTGGCCAACCTCGTCGACAACGCCGCGCGGCACGGCGGGGGACGGGTGCGCATCGAAACGTCGCGGTCCGGTGACGGATCCGCCTGTCTGATCCGGGTCGTCGACCGGGGCCCGGGGATTCCGCTGAGCGAGCGGGAACGGGTCTTCCGTCCCTTCCAGCAATACGGCGACCACGGCAGGGACGGGGCCGGAGTGGGGTTGGGGCTCTCGGTGGCGAACGGGTTCATCGAAGCGATGGGCGGGAGCCTGACGGTCGCCGACACCGCGGGCGGCGGAACGACGATGGTCGTCGAACTGCCGTTGACGCGGGCCGAAGCGGAGTCGGAGGCGGCTCATGGCTAG
- the pyrE gene encoding orotate phosphoribosyltransferase encodes MSADRERLAELVRELAVVHGKVTLSSGREADYYVDLRRATLHHEAGPLIGRLMRELTADWDFASVGGLTLGADPVATSIMHAPGRPIDAFVVRKAAKTHGMQRRIEGPDIEGRRVLVVEDTSTTGASPSEAVAAAREAGATVVGVATVVDRATGADEVIGKLGVPYRSLLNLADLGLA; translated from the coding sequence GTGAGCGCGGACCGGGAACGTCTCGCCGAACTGGTCCGGGAACTGGCCGTCGTCCACGGGAAAGTGACCCTCTCCTCGGGGCGGGAGGCCGACTACTACGTTGACCTGCGGCGCGCGACCCTGCATCACGAAGCCGGGCCGCTGATCGGCCGGCTCATGCGGGAACTGACCGCCGACTGGGACTTCGCCTCCGTCGGCGGGTTGACGCTCGGCGCCGACCCCGTCGCGACGTCGATCATGCACGCCCCCGGCCGCCCGATCGACGCCTTCGTGGTCCGCAAGGCCGCCAAGACCCACGGGATGCAGCGACGCATCGAGGGACCCGATATCGAGGGCCGCCGTGTCCTCGTCGTCGAGGACACGTCGACGACCGGCGCCTCGCCCAGTGAGGCCGTCGCCGCCGCACGCGAGGCCGGTGCGACGGTGGTCGGTGTGGCGACCGTCGTGGACCGGGCGACCGGTGCCGACGAGGTCATCGGAAAGCTCGGCGTGCCCTACCGGTCGCTGCTGAACCTGGCCGACCTCGGGCTCGCCTGA
- the kdpB gene encoding potassium-transporting ATPase subunit KdpB, producing the protein MVQALPQAVAKLDPRAQARNPVMLVVYLGAIICTGFALWRPSVFAWAVVAWLWFTVLFANAAEAVAEGRGRAQADSLRKVKRDTVARRIDADGTITEVPGAQLTVGDRIVVEAGEVIAGDGDVVEGIATVDESAITGESAPVVRESGGDRSAVTGGTVVLSDRIVVQITTEPGQTFVDRMIALVEGSARQKTPNEIALNILLVALTLIFLLVVVSTGALQRYSGDSPDPVKLIALLVCLIPTTIGALLSSIGIAGMDRLVQRNVLAMSGRAVEAAGDIDTLLMDKTGTITYGNRRATALHPAPGVTADDLARTAYLCSLGDDTPEGRSIVDLCRDDFGVTPLPEGELALARAGGDPRFALVAFTANTRMSGVDVDDEKGGRSLRKGAADAVAAWVADSDGSVDEAVRHTVDDIARGGGTPLVVAESGVGGVRIVGVVELSDVVKEGMAQRFAQLRDMGIRTVMVTGDNPLTARAIAAAAGVDDFIAEATPEDKLALIRREQADGRLVAMTGDGTNDAPALAQADVGVAMNTGTAAAKEAGNMVDLDSDPTKLIEVVAIGKQLLITRGALTTFSLANDLAKYFAILPALFVATYPQLESLNIMRLHSAQSAIVSAVVFNALIIIALIPVSLRGVKYRPDSASRLLGRNLLIYGLGGLVTPFVGIALIDLVIRLLPGMG; encoded by the coding sequence ATGGTGCAGGCACTGCCGCAGGCGGTGGCCAAGCTCGATCCGCGCGCGCAGGCGCGCAACCCGGTGATGCTGGTCGTCTATCTCGGCGCCATCATCTGTACCGGGTTCGCCCTGTGGCGCCCCTCGGTCTTCGCGTGGGCGGTCGTCGCGTGGCTGTGGTTCACCGTGTTGTTCGCCAACGCCGCGGAGGCGGTGGCGGAGGGGCGCGGCCGCGCACAGGCCGACAGTTTGCGGAAGGTCAAGCGCGACACCGTCGCCCGGCGGATCGACGCCGACGGCACGATCACCGAGGTACCCGGCGCCCAGTTGACCGTCGGCGACCGGATCGTCGTGGAGGCCGGGGAGGTCATCGCCGGCGACGGCGACGTCGTCGAGGGCATCGCCACCGTCGACGAGTCCGCGATCACCGGCGAATCGGCGCCGGTGGTCCGGGAATCCGGCGGCGACCGCAGCGCCGTCACCGGCGGAACCGTCGTCCTCTCGGACCGGATCGTCGTGCAGATCACCACCGAACCCGGCCAGACCTTCGTCGACCGGATGATCGCCCTGGTCGAGGGCTCGGCGCGGCAGAAGACGCCCAACGAGATCGCCCTCAACATCCTGCTCGTCGCCCTGACCCTGATCTTCCTGCTGGTCGTGGTCTCCACCGGCGCGCTCCAGCGCTACAGCGGCGACTCACCCGATCCGGTCAAGCTGATCGCCCTGCTCGTCTGCCTCATCCCGACGACGATCGGCGCCCTGCTCTCCTCCATCGGCATCGCCGGGATGGATCGGCTGGTCCAGCGCAACGTCCTCGCGATGAGCGGTCGCGCCGTCGAGGCGGCCGGCGACATCGACACCCTGCTGATGGACAAGACCGGGACGATCACCTACGGCAACCGGCGGGCCACCGCGCTGCACCCGGCCCCGGGCGTCACCGCCGACGACCTGGCGCGGACCGCCTACCTCTGCAGCCTCGGCGACGACACCCCGGAGGGCCGCAGCATCGTCGACCTGTGTCGCGACGACTTCGGCGTGACACCCCTCCCGGAGGGGGAGCTTGCACTCGCCCGGGCCGGCGGCGACCCGAGGTTCGCCCTCGTCGCCTTCACCGCCAACACGCGGATGAGCGGGGTGGACGTCGACGACGAGAAAGGCGGGCGCAGCCTGCGCAAGGGTGCCGCCGACGCGGTCGCCGCCTGGGTGGCCGACTCCGACGGATCCGTCGACGAAGCGGTGCGGCACACGGTCGACGACATCGCCCGGGGCGGCGGCACGCCGCTGGTCGTGGCCGAGTCGGGGGTCGGCGGCGTGCGGATCGTCGGGGTCGTCGAACTGTCCGACGTCGTCAAGGAGGGGATGGCGCAGCGTTTCGCGCAGCTCCGCGACATGGGCATCCGCACGGTGATGGTCACCGGCGACAACCCGCTCACCGCGCGGGCGATCGCCGCAGCGGCCGGTGTCGACGACTTCATCGCCGAGGCCACCCCGGAGGACAAACTCGCCCTGATCCGCCGCGAGCAGGCCGACGGGCGGCTCGTCGCGATGACCGGGGACGGCACCAACGACGCCCCGGCCCTGGCCCAGGCCGACGTCGGGGTCGCGATGAACACCGGCACCGCCGCGGCGAAGGAAGCCGGGAACATGGTCGACCTCGACTCCGACCCGACGAAGCTGATCGAGGTCGTGGCGATCGGGAAACAACTGCTCATCACGCGCGGCGCGCTCACGACCTTCTCGCTGGCCAACGACCTGGCGAAGTACTTCGCCATCCTTCCGGCGCTGTTCGTCGCCACCTACCCGCAGCTGGAGTCGCTGAACATCATGCGGCTGCACTCGGCGCAGTCGGCGATCGTCTCGGCCGTCGTGTTCAACGCGCTGATCATCATCGCCTTGATCCCGGTCTCGCTGCGCGGGGTGAAATATCGGCCCGACTCCGCGTCGCGCCTGTTGGGGCGCAACCTGCTGATCTACGGACTCGGCGGGCTCGTCACACCCTTCGTCGGCATCGCGCTGATCGACCTCGTCATCCGACTGCTACCCGGAATGGGGTGA
- the fbaA gene encoding class II fructose-bisphosphate aldolase — MEDSSMPIATPETYAQMLQKAKDGGYAFPAINCTSSETINAAIKGFADAGSDGIIQFSTGGAEFGSGLGVKDMVVGAVALAEFAHVVAAQYDVTIALHTDHCPKDKLDGFVRPLLEISQERVDKGQNPLFQSHMWDGSAVPIDENLEIAQELLEKCKNANIILEVEIGVVGGEEDGVEAEINDKLYTSVEDFEKTVKALGTGEKGKYLLAATFGNVHGVYKPGNVKLKPSVLDDGQKAAAKLAGLGDGAKPFDFVFHGGSGSAKSEIEESLSYGVVKMNVDTDTQYAFSRPVVGHMFTNYDGVLKVDGEVGNKKVYDPRSYLKKAETGMAERVVEACNDLKSAGKSISA, encoded by the coding sequence TTGGAGGACAGTTCCATGCCCATCGCCACTCCGGAGACCTACGCGCAGATGCTGCAAAAGGCCAAGGACGGCGGGTACGCCTTCCCGGCCATCAACTGCACCTCGTCGGAGACGATCAACGCCGCCATCAAGGGATTCGCCGACGCGGGTTCGGACGGCATCATCCAGTTCTCCACCGGTGGCGCCGAGTTCGGCTCCGGCCTCGGTGTGAAGGATATGGTCGTCGGCGCCGTCGCATTGGCCGAGTTCGCCCACGTCGTCGCCGCACAGTACGACGTGACCATCGCCCTGCACACCGACCACTGCCCGAAGGACAAGCTCGACGGCTTCGTCCGCCCGCTGCTGGAGATTTCGCAGGAGCGCGTGGACAAGGGACAGAACCCGCTGTTCCAGTCGCACATGTGGGACGGCTCGGCCGTGCCGATCGACGAGAACCTCGAGATCGCGCAGGAACTCCTGGAGAAGTGCAAGAACGCCAACATCATCCTCGAGGTGGAGATCGGCGTCGTCGGCGGTGAAGAGGACGGCGTCGAGGCCGAGATCAACGACAAGCTCTACACCTCGGTCGAAGACTTCGAGAAGACCGTGAAGGCGCTCGGCACCGGCGAGAAGGGCAAGTACTTGCTGGCGGCGACCTTCGGCAACGTCCACGGCGTGTACAAGCCGGGCAACGTCAAGCTCAAGCCCTCCGTCCTCGACGACGGTCAGAAGGCCGCGGCCAAGCTCGCCGGCCTCGGCGACGGCGCCAAGCCGTTCGACTTCGTCTTCCACGGCGGATCGGGCTCGGCGAAGAGCGAGATCGAGGAGTCGCTGTCCTACGGCGTCGTGAAGATGAACGTCGACACCGACACGCAGTACGCCTTCAGCCGCCCGGTCGTGGGGCACATGTTCACCAACTACGACGGTGTGCTGAAGGTCGACGGCGAGGTCGGGAACAAGAAGGTCTACGACCCGCGCAGCTACCTGAAGAAGGCCGAGACCGGGATGGCCGAGCGCGTCGTCGAGGCCTGCAACGACCTGAAGTCCGCGGGCAAGTCGATCTCGGCCTGA
- a CDS encoding RNA methyltransferase, which translates to MRTVAADEPGPTEWQPRGIPPVGVGPWPGELPDDPHYDPELLAQGDTRNVVDAYRYWRREEIVADIDRRRHPFHVAIENFGHDANIGTVVRTANAFAAAAVHIVGRRRWNRRGAMVTDRYQHLEHHETVDDLIAWARERGLAVVAVDNTPGSQRLERVELPRECVLLFGQEGPGVSDDAQSRADLTVSIAQFGSTRSINVGVAAGIAMHAWVSRHADLDDAW; encoded by the coding sequence CTGAGGACCGTGGCCGCCGACGAGCCCGGGCCCACCGAGTGGCAGCCGCGGGGAATCCCGCCGGTCGGCGTCGGTCCGTGGCCCGGTGAACTCCCCGACGATCCGCATTACGACCCTGAACTGCTCGCACAGGGGGATACCCGCAACGTCGTCGACGCCTATCGGTATTGGCGGCGGGAGGAAATCGTCGCCGATATCGACCGGCGTCGGCATCCGTTCCACGTCGCCATCGAGAACTTCGGGCATGACGCGAACATCGGGACCGTCGTGCGGACCGCCAACGCCTTCGCCGCCGCGGCCGTGCACATCGTCGGCCGCCGTCGCTGGAACCGTCGGGGCGCGATGGTCACCGACCGCTACCAGCATCTGGAGCATCACGAGACCGTCGACGACCTGATCGCATGGGCGCGCGAGCGCGGGCTGGCCGTCGTCGCCGTCGACAACACGCCGGGATCACAGCGCCTGGAACGGGTCGAGCTGCCGCGGGAGTGCGTGCTGCTGTTCGGTCAGGAAGGCCCGGGGGTCAGCGACGACGCGCAGTCGCGCGCCGACCTCACCGTCTCGATCGCCCAGTTCGGGTCGACGCGCTCGATCAACGTCGGGGTGGCGGCGGGTATCGCGATGCACGCGTGGGTCAGCAGGCACGCCGACCTCGACGACGCGTGGTGA
- a CDS encoding response regulator — protein MASGGDRGRVLVVDDEPQLLRALRINLRARGFEVLTAATGADALRAVAKTVPDVVVLDLGLPDIDGLEVLAGLRGWTNVPVIVLSSRTDSSDKVSALDAGADDYVTKPFGMEELVARLRAAIRRGVAAPATRADPVVAVATIRIDLAGKQVTRDGEPVRLTPTEWGILELLVRNEGKLVTQREILRTVWGPSYVEQTNYLRVYLASLRRKLEADPSHPRVLITESGMGYRFIGDRAPD, from the coding sequence ATGGCTAGCGGGGGCGACCGCGGTCGCGTGCTGGTGGTCGACGACGAGCCGCAGTTGCTCCGCGCGCTGCGGATCAACCTGCGGGCCCGGGGATTCGAGGTGCTCACCGCGGCCACCGGCGCCGACGCGCTGCGCGCCGTCGCGAAGACGGTGCCCGACGTGGTGGTCCTCGACTTGGGATTGCCCGACATCGACGGCCTGGAGGTGCTCGCCGGGTTGCGCGGGTGGACCAATGTGCCCGTCATCGTCCTCTCCTCGCGCACCGACTCCTCGGACAAGGTGAGCGCGCTCGACGCGGGTGCCGACGACTACGTCACCAAACCCTTCGGGATGGAGGAGTTGGTCGCGCGGCTGCGCGCCGCGATCCGTCGCGGTGTGGCGGCACCGGCCACGCGGGCCGACCCGGTGGTGGCGGTGGCGACCATCCGCATCGACCTCGCGGGCAAACAGGTGACCCGCGACGGCGAACCGGTCCGCCTGACGCCCACCGAGTGGGGGATCCTGGAATTGCTCGTCCGCAACGAGGGCAAGCTGGTGACCCAGCGGGAGATCCTGCGGACGGTGTGGGGGCCCAGTTATGTGGAGCAGACCAACTATCTGCGCGTCTATCTGGCGAGCCTGCGCCGCAAACTCGAGGCCGATCCGTCGCATCCGCGCGTGTTGATCACCGAGTCCGGGATGGGCTATCGCTTCATCGGCGATCGGGCGCCGGACTGA